In Pseudoliparis swirei isolate HS2019 ecotype Mariana Trench unplaced genomic scaffold, NWPU_hadal_v1 hadal_186, whole genome shotgun sequence, the following proteins share a genomic window:
- the zw10 gene encoding centromere/kinetochore protein zw10 homolog — protein sequence MSSFVTEVLASSGKLDKEDLSSKISKMSRKVEDTKEEVCDMMNKRYSEFLPSLQGSEELMVQVEEVSREMDGLKSCIETEVQQNVHVAVAEYAKLKQQLEKNTIVIAMLGHLKEFHSAMEEFNKALTEKKYVDAANQLERVRDLASTRRSPLTHPSVCLVS from the exons ATGTCGTCGTTTGTCACCGAGGTGCTCGCCAGCTCCGGCAAACTGGACAAGGAGGACTTGTCCAGTAAAATTAGCAAAATGTCGCGCAAGGTGGAAGATACGAAG GAAGAAGTCTGTGACATGATGAACAAGCGGTACAGTGAGTTCCTCCCGAGCCTCCAGGGGTCCGAGGAGCTGATGGTTCAGGTGGAGGAGGTCTCCAGAGAGATGGACGGCCTGAAGAGCTGCATCGAGACCGAG gtgCAGCAGAACGTGCACGTGGCTGTGGCCGAGTATGCAAAGctgaagcagcagctggagaaaAACACGATCGTCATAGCAATGCTTGGACATCTCAAAGAG TTCCACAGCGCGATGGAGGAGTTCAACAAGGCGCTGACAGAAAAGAAGTACGTTGATGCGGCCAACCAGTTGGAACGGGTAAGAGACCTCGCGTCGACTCGGCGCTCCCCTCTGACTCATCCTTCGGTGTGTCTGGTCAGCT